From Pseudonocardia autotrophica, one genomic window encodes:
- a CDS encoding cold-shock protein — translation MPQGTVKWFNAEKGYGFITPDGGGQDLFVHFSAIQSSGYRSLDEGQAVTFEVTQGQKGPQADQVVPT, via the coding sequence ATGCCACAGGGAACCGTCAAGTGGTTCAACGCGGAGAAGGGGTACGGGTTCATCACGCCGGACGGAGGCGGGCAGGACCTGTTCGTCCACTTCAGCGCGATCCAGTCCTCCGGATACCGCTCCCTCGACGAGGGGCAGGCCGTGACCTTCGAGGTCACACAGGGGCAGAAGGGTCCGCAGGCGGATCAGGTCGTGCCCACCTGA
- a CDS encoding MFS transporter, whose translation MDGLSRYGRWRVLLVLCVTEITSWGALYYAFPVLAPSIAADTGWSVPAVTAAFSAGLLVSAAVGIPVGRLLDRHGPRWVMTAGSVVAVPATLLIATAGSYPAFVAAWLLAGVAQAATLYPPAFAALTRWWGADRVRALTGLTLVAGLASTVFAPLAAALLEPFGWRGTYLVLAGILAVVCIPAHLFGLRGPWPDPVADPVPHGSTTRLVDDDPARILRSRHFVLTTVTVTLGAFTSFAVAVNQVPLLLDRGLSTGLAAWALGLGGIGQLLGRLGYGPLAGHSTVRGRACGIMAALAVTTLLLAALPGPAGALLAAALLAGAARGMFTLLQATALSDRWHPRVYGRLNGIASAPVMVAVAISPWAGAALAGPLGGYPQVFVLLGVAALLAAGLALGTVPRR comes from the coding sequence ATGGACGGCTTGTCCCGGTACGGACGGTGGCGGGTGCTGCTGGTGCTGTGCGTCACCGAGATCACCAGCTGGGGAGCGCTCTACTACGCCTTCCCGGTACTCGCGCCGTCGATCGCCGCGGACACCGGCTGGTCGGTCCCGGCTGTCACCGCGGCGTTCTCCGCGGGGCTGCTGGTGTCGGCGGCGGTCGGGATCCCGGTCGGGCGGCTGCTGGACCGGCACGGCCCCCGCTGGGTGATGACGGCCGGATCGGTCGTCGCGGTCCCGGCGACGCTGCTGATCGCCACGGCCGGGTCGTATCCGGCGTTCGTCGCCGCCTGGCTGCTCGCCGGCGTCGCCCAGGCCGCGACGCTCTACCCGCCCGCGTTCGCGGCGCTGACCCGCTGGTGGGGCGCCGACCGGGTGCGGGCGCTGACCGGCCTGACCCTGGTCGCCGGGCTGGCCAGCACGGTGTTCGCCCCGCTGGCCGCCGCGCTTCTGGAACCGTTCGGCTGGCGCGGCACCTACCTGGTGCTCGCCGGGATCCTGGCCGTGGTGTGCATCCCGGCGCACCTGTTCGGGCTGCGCGGGCCGTGGCCCGATCCGGTCGCCGATCCCGTCCCGCACGGAAGCACGACCCGCCTCGTCGACGACGACCCGGCCCGGATCCTGCGCAGCAGGCACTTCGTGCTGACCACCGTCACGGTCACGCTCGGCGCCTTCACCTCGTTCGCGGTCGCGGTCAACCAGGTCCCGCTGCTGCTCGACCGCGGCCTGTCCACCGGCCTCGCGGCCTGGGCGCTCGGTCTCGGCGGGATCGGCCAGCTGCTCGGCCGCCTCGGGTACGGCCCGCTGGCCGGACACAGCACGGTCCGCGGCCGTGCATGCGGGATCATGGCCGCGCTCGCGGTGACCACCCTGCTGCTCGCCGCGCTGCCCGGCCCGGCCGGGGCGTTGCTCGCCGCGGCGTTGCTCGCCGGTGCCGCCCGCGGGATGTTCACCCTGCTGCAGGCCACCGCGCTGTCCGACCGCTGGCACCCGCGCGTCTACGGGCGGCTGAACGGGATCGCGTCGGCACCGGTGATGGTCGCCGTCGCGATCTCGCCGTGGGCCGGCGCCGCCCTGGCCGGTCCGCTCGGTGGCTACCCCCAGGTGTTCGTGCTGCTCGGCGTCGCCGCCCTGCTCGCGGCGGGGCTGGCCCTCGGGACCGTCCCGCGCCGCTGA
- a CDS encoding arsenic resistance protein yields MSFAERLQSVLVTLAALAGLGLGLLLPVGELAGHLVLPALLVMVTAVFVQMDAGRIGEVRRAGAVVTASMLLNFVFTPLLAWALGAGLLGDQPDLRIGLLLLLVTPCTDWYLIFTATARGHTGIAAALLPVNLVLQLALLPVYVLLLGGQAAMVDAGTLAESVLLVLVVPLLLATGLRVFARRRRGAAWRDRVVVGPASRLVLPMLYVAVLAMFAWQARTVVGHAGELLALLAPLAVFFVLLPLLATGTARVLRLPADQRVTLTMVVTARNSPIALAVAVAAFPDRPLIALALVAGPLLELPVLALVAQLVRVRPAAAGR; encoded by the coding sequence TTGTCGTTCGCCGAACGGCTGCAGAGCGTGCTGGTCACCCTCGCGGCGCTGGCCGGGCTCGGGCTGGGCCTGCTGCTCCCGGTCGGTGAGCTCGCCGGGCATCTCGTGCTCCCGGCACTGCTGGTCATGGTCACCGCGGTCTTCGTGCAGATGGACGCGGGCCGGATCGGGGAGGTACGCCGCGCCGGGGCCGTGGTCACGGCGAGCATGCTGCTCAACTTCGTGTTCACCCCGCTGCTGGCGTGGGCGCTCGGCGCCGGGCTGCTCGGTGACCAGCCGGACCTGCGGATCGGCCTGCTGCTGCTCCTGGTGACACCGTGCACCGACTGGTACCTGATCTTCACCGCGACCGCACGCGGGCACACCGGCATCGCCGCGGCACTGCTCCCGGTCAATCTGGTGCTGCAACTCGCCCTGCTGCCGGTGTACGTACTGCTGCTCGGTGGGCAGGCGGCGATGGTCGACGCCGGCACCCTCGCCGAGTCGGTGCTGCTGGTGCTCGTCGTCCCGCTGCTGCTGGCGACCGGCCTGCGGGTGTTCGCCCGGCGCCGCCGGGGCGCCGCCTGGCGGGACCGGGTCGTCGTCGGGCCTGCGTCCCGGCTGGTGCTGCCGATGCTGTATGTCGCGGTGCTGGCGATGTTCGCCTGGCAGGCACGCACCGTCGTCGGGCACGCCGGTGAGCTGCTCGCACTGCTCGCCCCGCTGGCGGTGTTCTTCGTGCTCCTTCCGCTGCTCGCGACCGGTACCGCCCGGGTGCTGCGACTGCCCGCGGACCAGCGGGTGACGCTGACGATGGTCGTCACCGCGCGGAACTCGCCGATCGCGCTGGCGGTGGCGGTCGCCGCGTTCCCGGACCGCCCGCTGATCGCGCTCGCACTGGTCGCCGGGCCGCTGCTGGAGCTGCCGGTGCTGGCGCTGGTCGCCCAGCTGGTCCGGGTGCGCCCGGCGGCGGCCGGGCGCTGA
- a CDS encoding cytochrome P450 family protein, with translation MTDTTEPLVLDQEFFDDPDQLYRELRAERPVTRAIGPNGVAFWMITRYADARAALNDPRLAKDARRIPELLARQESGPPARELAESLVGHMLNADPPDHTRLRKLVGRAFTMRAIGRLRPRIEQIATELADAMTASGPEVDLLDTFAFPLPMTVICEILGVPPDRREEFRTWSNTLLSAAGDSERGAAAAAMATYLSELVEDKAAHPADDMLSEIVRASEDGDSLSPGETTAMAFLLLVAGHETTVNLIGNGALALLRDPEQLALLRADPDRVPAAVEEILRYDGPVNLATFRFTTEPVEYSGTTIPADAFVLVSLLGANRDPQRWPDADRFDVERDPSGHLAFGFGIHHCVGAPLARLEGEIAFRTLLARFPDLRLAGEPGPHRMSTLIHGRTRLPVRLDAPAGAATGPAATGASATGPAAR, from the coding sequence ATGACAGACACCACCGAACCGCTCGTGCTCGACCAGGAGTTCTTCGACGACCCGGACCAGCTCTACCGCGAGCTGCGCGCCGAGCGGCCGGTCACCCGGGCGATCGGCCCGAACGGCGTGGCCTTCTGGATGATCACCCGTTACGCCGACGCCCGCGCCGCGCTCAACGACCCGCGGCTGGCGAAGGACGCCCGCAGGATCCCCGAGCTGCTGGCCCGTCAGGAGTCCGGGCCACCGGCCAGAGAGCTGGCCGAGTCGCTGGTCGGGCACATGCTCAACGCCGACCCGCCTGACCACACCCGGCTGCGCAAGCTGGTCGGGCGGGCGTTCACGATGCGGGCGATCGGCAGGTTGCGACCCCGCATCGAGCAGATCGCCACCGAGCTCGCCGACGCGATGACGGCCTCCGGGCCCGAGGTCGACCTGCTCGACACGTTCGCGTTCCCGCTGCCCATGACGGTGATCTGCGAGATCCTCGGCGTCCCGCCGGACCGCCGCGAGGAGTTCCGCACCTGGTCGAACACCCTTCTCTCCGCCGCCGGGGACTCCGAACGAGGCGCGGCCGCCGCCGCGATGGCGACCTACCTCTCCGAGCTCGTCGAGGACAAGGCCGCCCATCCCGCGGACGACATGCTCTCGGAGATCGTCCGCGCCTCCGAGGACGGCGACTCGCTGAGCCCCGGCGAGACGACGGCGATGGCGTTCCTGCTGCTCGTCGCCGGGCACGAGACGACCGTGAACCTGATCGGCAACGGAGCGCTCGCGCTGCTGCGCGACCCGGAGCAGCTGGCCCTGCTGCGCGCCGACCCGGACCGGGTGCCCGCCGCCGTCGAGGAGATCCTGCGCTACGACGGGCCGGTCAACCTGGCGACCTTCCGGTTCACCACCGAGCCGGTCGAGTACTCCGGCACGACGATCCCGGCCGACGCGTTCGTGCTCGTCTCGCTGCTCGGGGCGAACCGCGACCCGCAGCGCTGGCCGGACGCGGACCGGTTCGACGTCGAGCGCGACCCGTCCGGCCACCTGGCCTTCGGCTTCGGCATCCACCACTGCGTCGGCGCCCCGCTCGCCCGGCTGGAGGGGGAGATCGCCTTCCGCACCCTGCTGGCCCGGTTCCCGGATCTGCGGCTCGCCGGCGAACCCGGCCCGCACCGGATGAGCACGCTGATCCACGGCCGCACCCGGTTGCCGGTCAGATTGGATGCGCCGGCCGGGGCCGCAACGGGACCGGCGGCCACGGGAGCATCCGCAACGGGACCGGCGGCCAGGTGA
- a CDS encoding TetR/AcrR family transcriptional regulator, which yields MTETESRPARRTGRPPLTDRATLLAAARELGFSDLTVGAVTARVGVKYSTFYRHFPSLESLVAALVDDVVTEDAFPDAEGRWQEQLLAFAAATFDIMAAHPGLAPAMVRLPETPDALMAAMQRLTDRLLAAGFSAEDAVLATSTAFEMGMHPWLSANGQGVGDARRRDQIIDSTRQLDPRIRAVFRDQVDNPPRSWTLRRVELVIAGLEARPAG from the coding sequence GTGACCGAGACCGAGAGCAGACCGGCGCGGCGCACCGGACGTCCCCCGTTGACCGACCGGGCAACGCTGCTCGCAGCGGCCCGAGAGCTCGGCTTCTCCGACCTCACGGTCGGCGCGGTGACCGCCCGGGTCGGCGTCAAGTACTCGACGTTCTACCGGCATTTCCCCAGCCTGGAGTCGCTGGTGGCAGCCCTGGTGGACGACGTCGTGACCGAGGACGCCTTTCCCGACGCCGAGGGCCGCTGGCAGGAGCAGCTACTCGCCTTCGCGGCGGCGACCTTCGACATCATGGCAGCGCATCCCGGGCTCGCACCGGCGATGGTCCGGCTGCCGGAGACGCCGGATGCCTTGATGGCGGCGATGCAGCGGCTCACCGACCGGCTGCTCGCCGCGGGCTTCAGTGCCGAGGATGCCGTGCTGGCCACCAGCACGGCGTTCGAGATGGGCATGCACCCCTGGCTCAGCGCGAACGGCCAGGGGGTGGGCGATGCCCGCCGCCGCGACCAGATCATCGATTCAACGCGGCAACTCGACCCGCGGATCCGCGCGGTGTTCCGCGACCAGGTCGACAATCCGCCCCGCAGCTGGACACTGCGCCGGGTCGAGCTGGTCATCGCCGGGCTGGAGGCCCGGCCCGCCGGCTGA
- a CDS encoding LLM class flavin-dependent oxidoreductase, translating to MTRIRFGSFLAPFHKPGQNPTLALQRDLELVEHLDRLGYDEAWFGEHHSAGSEIIASPEIFIAAAAERTRNIKLGTGVTSISYHNPLWVADRMVMLDHLTRGRAMLGCGPGSLPTDSAMIGLNPTDTRELLEVNLDIIMRLLRGEVVNAETRTHKLIDAQLQLAPYTQPCFDVAVAAVASPTGPRMAGQHGVGLLSIGATLTQDGFDALAHHWSVVEERAAHFGQPAPDREKWRLVGLMHIAETREQAYREVEYGIEHWFRYFQKVAAFPQMAVAGGDIKEMIDFINEAGIGAIGTVEDAKAQVQKLADQSGGFGAFLLLGHEWANPEATKRSYELIAQHVMPEFQGQAASTLAAKDRATSTREKHAQTQLDAVDIMTKRYEQEKAGS from the coding sequence GTGACCCGAATCCGCTTCGGCTCGTTCCTGGCACCGTTCCACAAGCCCGGTCAGAACCCCACGCTCGCCCTGCAGCGGGATCTCGAGCTGGTGGAGCACCTGGACCGCCTCGGCTACGACGAGGCCTGGTTCGGCGAGCACCACTCGGCGGGCTCGGAGATCATCGCCTCGCCGGAGATCTTCATCGCGGCCGCCGCCGAGCGGACCCGCAACATCAAGCTCGGCACCGGTGTCACATCGATCTCCTACCACAACCCGCTGTGGGTGGCGGACCGCATGGTGATGCTCGACCACCTCACCCGCGGCCGCGCGATGCTCGGCTGCGGGCCGGGCTCGCTGCCGACCGACTCGGCGATGATCGGGCTGAACCCGACCGACACCCGTGAGCTGCTCGAGGTGAACCTCGACATCATCATGCGGCTGCTGCGCGGCGAGGTCGTGAACGCCGAGACCCGCACGCACAAGCTGATCGACGCACAGCTGCAGCTGGCCCCCTACACCCAGCCGTGCTTCGACGTGGCGGTCGCCGCGGTGGCCTCGCCGACCGGCCCGCGGATGGCCGGGCAGCACGGCGTGGGCCTGCTCTCGATCGGTGCGACGCTCACCCAGGACGGGTTCGACGCGCTCGCCCATCACTGGAGCGTCGTGGAGGAGCGGGCCGCCCACTTCGGGCAGCCGGCCCCGGACCGCGAGAAGTGGCGCCTGGTCGGGCTGATGCACATCGCCGAGACCCGCGAGCAGGCCTACCGCGAGGTCGAGTACGGCATCGAGCACTGGTTCCGGTACTTCCAGAAGGTCGCCGCGTTCCCGCAGATGGCGGTCGCGGGCGGGGACATCAAGGAGATGATCGACTTCATCAACGAGGCCGGGATCGGTGCGATCGGCACGGTCGAGGACGCGAAGGCGCAGGTGCAGAAGCTCGCCGACCAGTCGGGCGGGTTCGGTGCGTTCCTGTTGCTGGGCCACGAGTGGGCGAACCCGGAGGCCACGAAGCGGTCCTACGAGCTGATCGCGCAGCACGTGATGCCGGAGTTCCAGGGCCAGGCCGCGAGCACCCTCGCGGCGAAGGACCGGGCCACCTCGACCCGGGAGAAGCACGCGCAGACCCAGCTCGACGCCGTCGACATCATGACCAAGCGCTACGAGCAGGAGAAGGCCGGGAGCTGA
- a CDS encoding dihydrofolate reductase family protein yields MKIVITQFVTLDGVSQGPGSVAEDPGGGFTRGGWFVPHLDEDFVQQASRWLDLADGLLLGRRTYAAFARDWPGIAEPDPFTVRMNALPKYVVSDTLDRGDWNPTTILRGDIAETVAV; encoded by the coding sequence ATGAAGATCGTCATCACGCAGTTCGTCACGCTCGACGGCGTCTCCCAGGGGCCGGGATCGGTGGCGGAGGACCCCGGCGGCGGGTTCACCCGCGGTGGCTGGTTCGTCCCCCACCTCGACGAGGACTTCGTGCAACAGGCGTCGCGGTGGCTGGACCTCGCCGACGGGCTCCTCCTCGGGCGCCGCACCTATGCGGCGTTCGCCCGCGACTGGCCCGGGATCGCCGAACCCGATCCCTTCACCGTCCGGATGAACGCGTTGCCCAAGTACGTCGTCAGCGACACGCTCGACCGCGGCGACTGGAACCCGACGACGATCCTGCGTGGCGACATCGCGGAGACGGTGGCGGTCTGA
- a CDS encoding dihydrofolate reductase family protein, with protein sequence MHGSARLAASLLDAGLVDTLRLAVAPVILGRGRRLLAGRSDVGLRLVEQRRTPSGIAVLEYDVTGAAPLADYQGATSPS encoded by the coding sequence GTGCACGGCAGTGCCCGGCTCGCTGCGTCGCTGCTGGACGCCGGTCTCGTCGACACGCTCCGGCTGGCCGTCGCGCCGGTGATCCTCGGCCGGGGACGACGCCTGCTCGCCGGAAGGTCGGACGTCGGCCTCCGGCTCGTCGAGCAGCGCCGCACGCCGTCGGGGATCGCGGTACTCGAGTACGACGTCACCGGCGCCGCGCCACTCGCCGACTACCAGGGAGCGACCTCGCCCTCCTGA
- a CDS encoding ArsR/SmtB family transcription factor — MFVALADPTRRAVIRRLGRGSASVGELAEPFAITLPSFMKHVRMLEVSGLIRTRKSGRVRTCTLNRDRLALVDDWLTEQRELWERRTDRLEDFVRDHRSTDDNG; from the coding sequence GTGTTCGTCGCGCTCGCCGACCCGACCAGGCGAGCCGTCATCCGCCGCCTCGGCCGGGGCTCGGCGAGCGTGGGGGAGCTCGCCGAGCCGTTCGCGATCACGCTCCCGTCGTTCATGAAGCACGTGCGCATGCTGGAGGTCAGTGGCCTGATCCGCACCCGCAAGTCCGGGCGGGTGCGCACCTGCACGCTCAACCGCGACCGTCTCGCGCTCGTCGATGACTGGCTCACCGAGCAGCGTGAGCTCTGGGAGCGGCGGACCGACCGCCTCGAAGACTTCGTCCGCGATCACAGGAGTACCGATGACAACGGTTGA
- a CDS encoding P-loop NTPase family protein: MLGYDAHLPHRPRRIAVAGVSGSGKTTLAARIATLTGGPHTDIDGLFHGPGWTPRESFLDDVRALVAADAWTTEWQYRTARPLIAQHADLLVWLDLPFWTTTFPRVLRRTLGRRRHHTVLWNGNVEPPLRTLFTDSEHILRWAVSTRRKYADQVPAIARELPSLTVVRLRSATQVEQWITGPLRNAVHRHRE, translated from the coding sequence GTGCTCGGGTACGACGCGCACCTGCCCCACCGGCCGCGCCGGATCGCCGTCGCCGGGGTGTCGGGGTCGGGGAAGACCACCCTCGCCGCCCGGATCGCAACGCTCACCGGTGGGCCGCACACCGACATCGACGGGCTCTTCCACGGCCCCGGCTGGACGCCACGGGAGTCGTTCCTCGACGACGTCCGCGCGCTCGTGGCCGCCGACGCCTGGACCACGGAGTGGCAGTACCGCACGGCGCGGCCGCTGATCGCGCAGCACGCCGATCTGCTGGTGTGGCTCGACCTGCCGTTCTGGACGACGACCTTCCCGCGGGTCCTGCGGCGGACCCTGGGCCGGCGGCGGCACCACACCGTGCTGTGGAACGGGAATGTCGAGCCGCCGCTGCGCACCCTGTTCACCGATTCCGAGCACATTCTCCGCTGGGCCGTTTCGACCCGGCGGAAATACGCCGATCAGGTTCCCGCGATCGCCCGCGAGCTGCCTTCTCTCACCGTCGTCCGGCTCCGTTCGGCGACCCAGGTCGAACAGTGGATCACCGGTCCACTGCGGAATGCGGTGCACCGGCACCGGGAATGA
- a CDS encoding sigma-54-dependent Fis family transcriptional regulator, whose translation MTTRSVWELFQSGEEPGDLRGDVLTSWRRSRFSGVDPEYVDVPYVETDIDSSFARVAVPIMTEMAGLLVGDRSCLALSDEHGSVIWRWVSEPMLRGTLDNLSVIEGFCFGEEYVGTNGLGTALETGALAVVHGTEHYVQRFHDVTCVAAPVRHPITRRTVGAVNVTCRAGDANHLLVVVVRKLVEEIRTAMLDQASIRERHLLDAFLAEQRRGSGPVAVIGEGVLITNSEAADIGLDRLDIWDELRSPRSVVDGTSIDLPADLTARVRLVRAGGTTAGALLTVSAQEPAAAVPGPRRRPAPEADPWSAAADRAARLIDSGPVAVRGEAGTGKATALGTVLGPHTTVDAAMQAVDGPGPWIGRLRAALDEGAVLLRHVEMLDPATARAAAAVLAGRSPIGLTVTVGDGEVPGPSAAMLLDALGAGTVSLPSLRSRPDDVAALARTQLRRHGEGLSFAPDALAALRRHDWPGNLAELARVVRDAVAEDPGPVLPATALPDGIRAAAARRALSPLERAEAQVIRTVLGTHGGNKSTAARELGISRTALYAKIRSYRL comes from the coding sequence ATGACGACCAGGAGCGTCTGGGAGCTGTTCCAGTCCGGCGAGGAGCCGGGCGACCTGCGCGGTGACGTCCTCACCTCGTGGCGCCGTTCCCGGTTCAGCGGTGTCGATCCCGAGTACGTCGACGTCCCCTACGTCGAGACCGACATCGACTCGTCGTTCGCCCGGGTCGCCGTCCCGATCATGACCGAGATGGCCGGGCTGCTGGTCGGCGACCGGTCCTGCCTGGCGCTCTCCGACGAGCACGGCAGCGTGATCTGGCGCTGGGTGTCCGAGCCGATGCTGCGCGGCACCCTCGACAACCTGTCGGTGATCGAGGGCTTCTGCTTCGGCGAGGAGTACGTCGGCACCAACGGCCTCGGCACCGCGCTGGAGACCGGCGCGCTCGCCGTCGTGCACGGCACGGAGCACTACGTGCAGCGCTTCCACGACGTCACCTGCGTCGCCGCGCCGGTCCGGCACCCGATCACCCGGCGCACCGTCGGTGCCGTCAACGTGACCTGCCGCGCCGGCGACGCGAACCATCTGCTCGTCGTGGTCGTGCGCAAGCTGGTGGAGGAGATCCGGACCGCCATGCTCGACCAGGCGAGCATCCGCGAACGGCACCTGCTCGACGCCTTCCTGGCCGAGCAGCGGCGGGGGAGCGGGCCGGTCGCGGTGATCGGCGAGGGTGTCCTGATCACCAACTCGGAGGCCGCCGACATCGGCCTCGACCGGCTCGACATCTGGGACGAGCTCCGCTCGCCGCGCTCCGTCGTGGACGGGACCTCGATCGACCTGCCCGCCGATCTGACCGCCCGGGTACGGCTGGTGCGGGCCGGCGGCACCACGGCGGGCGCGCTGCTGACCGTGTCCGCGCAGGAGCCGGCGGCCGCGGTCCCCGGCCCGCGCCGCCGCCCGGCCCCGGAGGCCGATCCGTGGTCGGCGGCCGCCGACCGCGCCGCCCGGCTGATCGACTCCGGGCCGGTCGCGGTCCGCGGCGAGGCCGGGACGGGGAAGGCGACCGCGCTGGGCACCGTCCTCGGGCCGCACACCACGGTGGACGCCGCGATGCAGGCCGTCGACGGCCCTGGGCCGTGGATCGGGCGCCTGCGGGCCGCGCTGGACGAGGGTGCCGTGCTTCTGCGGCACGTCGAGATGCTCGATCCGGCCACGGCCCGCGCGGCCGCCGCCGTGCTCGCCGGCCGGTCGCCGATCGGGCTGACCGTCACCGTCGGCGACGGCGAGGTACCCGGGCCGTCCGCGGCGATGCTGCTCGACGCGCTCGGCGCCGGCACCGTGTCGTTGCCGTCGCTGCGCAGCCGCCCCGACGACGTCGCCGCGCTCGCCAGGACGCAGCTGCGCCGGCACGGCGAGGGCCTGTCGTTCGCGCCGGACGCACTCGCCGCGCTGCGCCGTCACGACTGGCCCGGCAATCTGGCCGAGCTCGCCAGGGTGGTCCGGGACGCCGTCGCCGAGGATCCCGGGCCGGTGCTGCCCGCCACCGCGCTGCCCGACGGGATCCGCGCCGCGGCCGCCCGCCGGGCGCTGTCCCCGCTCGAGCGTGCCGAGGCACAGGTCATCCGTACCGTGCTGGGCACGCACGGTGGGAACAAGTCCACCGCCGCCCGCGAGCTGGGGATCTCCCGGACCGCGCTCTATGCCAAGATCCGCAGCTACCGCCTCTGA
- a CDS encoding SRPBCC domain-containing protein, with the protein MIRAPRSAIWQAWTDPARLRQWWVPAPAVARVDRLDARPGGAFVTSLSDDGTAFVPHTDSIFLIVEPCDRLVFTNAVDSTWRPAVPAPVPMVAEITLSDCGDGTDYRVIVRHGDPLDRDRHEELGFFEGWGSVTGALASLVEEHAAG; encoded by the coding sequence GTGATCCGCGCTCCACGCTCGGCGATCTGGCAGGCCTGGACCGACCCGGCCCGATTGCGGCAGTGGTGGGTGCCGGCACCGGCGGTCGCGCGCGTCGATCGTCTCGACGCCAGGCCCGGCGGCGCCTTCGTCACGAGTCTGAGCGACGACGGGACCGCATTCGTCCCGCACACGGACTCGATCTTCCTGATCGTCGAACCCTGCGATCGGCTCGTGTTCACCAATGCCGTCGACAGCACCTGGCGTCCCGCCGTACCCGCCCCCGTACCGATGGTCGCCGAGATCACGCTCTCCGACTGCGGCGACGGCACGGACTACCGGGTGATCGTGCGGCACGGTGATCCCCTCGATCGTGATCGTCACGAGGAGCTCGGATTCTTCGAGGGCTGGGGTTCGGTCACCGGCGCACTGGCGTCGCTGGTCGAGGAGCACGCTGCCGGATGA
- a CDS encoding alpha-hydroxy-acid oxidizing protein: MSGPAPGRARQERIYTDGVVGTRPRVPTGPDELERRGRRAMGRRADAYVTGGAGGGTTVRANREAFTRWEFVPRVLRDVGDRDLSAELFGRTLPAPLLLAPIGALDLVRRGADRAVARGAAAAGIPMVISNQAGAPTEEIVAAGGGPTWFQLYWSTSDELVDSFLGRAEAAGCEAVVVTLDTTMLGWRPRDLDLGHLPFARGIGIAQYTSDPVFRGLVQERLARPRSGPAPKVTPQALRTLVEITRNAPGPFWGNLRSPVPRAAVETFLQVYSRPRLSWDDLAGLRARTRLPILVKGVLHPDDARRALDSGADGVIVSNHGGRQVDHAIASLDALPGVVDAISGRAPVLLDSGVRTGADVATALRLGARAVLLGRPFVHGLALEGACGVEQVIANVIAELDLVCGLAGATTPAGIEIRERGR, from the coding sequence GTGAGCGGGCCGGCGCCGGGGCGGGCGCGGCAGGAACGGATCTACACCGACGGTGTCGTCGGCACCCGGCCGCGCGTCCCCACCGGACCTGACGAGCTGGAACGCCGCGGGCGGCGGGCGATGGGCAGGCGCGCCGACGCCTACGTGACCGGCGGGGCCGGTGGCGGGACGACGGTGCGGGCGAACCGGGAGGCGTTCACCCGCTGGGAGTTCGTGCCGCGGGTGCTGCGCGACGTCGGGGACCGGGACCTGTCGGCCGAGCTGTTCGGCCGCACGCTGCCGGCTCCGCTGCTGCTCGCCCCGATCGGCGCACTCGATCTCGTCCGGCGCGGCGCCGATCGTGCGGTGGCCCGGGGGGCCGCGGCCGCCGGTATCCCGATGGTGATCAGCAACCAGGCCGGGGCGCCGACCGAGGAGATCGTCGCTGCCGGCGGCGGCCCGACCTGGTTCCAGCTCTACTGGTCGACCTCCGACGAGCTCGTCGACAGCTTCCTCGGCCGCGCGGAGGCGGCCGGCTGCGAGGCCGTCGTCGTCACCCTGGACACCACGATGCTCGGCTGGCGGCCCCGCGATCTCGACCTGGGGCACCTGCCGTTCGCCCGCGGGATCGGCATCGCGCAGTACACCTCGGACCCGGTCTTCCGCGGGCTGGTACAGGAGCGGTTGGCCCGGCCGCGGTCCGGGCCGGCGCCGAAGGTCACCCCGCAGGCCCTGCGGACGCTCGTCGAGATCACCCGCAACGCGCCCGGCCCGTTCTGGGGGAACCTGCGCTCACCGGTGCCGCGGGCAGCGGTCGAGACGTTCCTGCAGGTCTACTCGCGGCCCCGGCTGTCCTGGGACGACCTGGCCGGGCTGCGTGCGCGCACCAGGCTGCCGATCCTGGTCAAGGGCGTCCTGCATCCCGACGACGCCCGCCGCGCGCTGGACTCCGGTGCCGACGGCGTGATCGTCTCCAACCACGGCGGACGCCAGGTCGACCACGCGATCGCCTCGCTGGACGCGCTGCCCGGTGTCGTCGACGCGATCTCCGGACGTGCGCCGGTGCTGCTCGACAGCGGCGTACGCACGGGTGCGGACGTCGCGACGGCGCTGCGGCTCGGCGCCCGCGCCGTGCTGCTCGGGCGGCCGTTCGTGCACGGCCTGGCGCTCGAGGGAGCCTGCGGTGTCGAGCAGGTGATCGCGAACGTGATTGCCGAGCTGGACCTGGTGTGCGGGCTGGCCGGGGCGACGACACCGGCCGGGATCGAGATCCGGGAGCGCGGCAGGTGA